A genomic stretch from Acidobacteriota bacterium includes:
- a CDS encoding Gfo/Idh/MocA family oxidoreductase, which translates to MNKRRDFLKSSAAAATVGTLGFNINSYAANVKSPNDTIRVACVGVRSQGNSHIREYLRMQNVEIAAICDIDEKVRNQRIGEIEKACGKKPTAYVDVRKLLEDKSIDAISIATPNHWHSLIGIWACQAGKDVYVEKPCSHSYWEGKQLVAAARKYNRIVQHGTNSRSTPALREAMQKLREGVIGEVYMTRGLCFKWRDTIGKKQDGPVPAGVDYDLWTGPAPKRPFNENRFHYNWHWNWDYGNGDIGNQGIHEMDICRWGLGVTLPNKVSSMGGHFMFDDDQVTPNTMISTLEFNKDGKKKLLVFEVRHWMTNNEAGIGQRKNNRGDFDSNCIGNVFYGSEGFMAIDGYTSYKTFLGKKQEPGPSRTEGASNWVNFIQAVRSRKREDQNAEIEEGHLSSALMHLANISYRVGHSLDFDPVKEVVINDPKANLMLRDKYRAPFVVPEKV; encoded by the coding sequence ATGAACAAACGTCGTGACTTTTTGAAATCATCCGCTGCTGCCGCAACCGTTGGCACGCTTGGTTTCAACATCAACTCGTATGCCGCAAACGTGAAAAGCCCGAACGATACGATCCGCGTTGCATGTGTAGGCGTTCGCTCGCAGGGCAATTCGCACATCCGTGAATACTTGAGAATGCAAAACGTCGAAATCGCAGCAATCTGCGATATTGACGAAAAGGTCCGCAATCAACGCATTGGCGAAATCGAAAAGGCTTGCGGCAAAAAGCCGACAGCCTATGTGGACGTTCGCAAACTGCTGGAAGACAAATCCATTGATGCGATTTCCATCGCCACGCCGAATCACTGGCACAGCTTGATCGGCATTTGGGCTTGTCAGGCGGGCAAGGACGTGTACGTCGAAAAACCCTGCTCGCACAGTTACTGGGAAGGCAAACAACTCGTGGCTGCTGCGCGCAAATACAACCGCATCGTCCAGCACGGAACGAACAGCCGTTCGACACCCGCGTTGCGCGAAGCGATGCAGAAATTGAGAGAAGGCGTCATTGGCGAGGTTTATATGACTCGCGGATTGTGTTTCAAATGGCGCGACACCATCGGCAAAAAGCAGGACGGTCCGGTTCCGGCAGGCGTGGATTACGATTTGTGGACCGGCCCGGCGCCGAAACGTCCGTTCAACGAAAACCGATTCCATTACAACTGGCACTGGAACTGGGATTACGGCAACGGCGACATCGGCAACCAGGGTATTCACGAAATGGATATTTGCCGCTGGGGTTTGGGTGTAACCCTGCCGAACAAGGTCTCTTCGATGGGCGGCCATTTTATGTTCGACGATGATCAGGTGACGCCGAACACGATGATTTCCACACTGGAATTCAACAAAGACGGCAAAAAGAAACTGCTGGTGTTTGAAGTCCGTCACTGGATGACGAACAACGAAGCGGGCATCGGTCAAAGGAAAAACAATCGCGGCGATTTTGACAGCAACTGCATCGGCAACGTCTTTTACGGTTCGGAAGGATTTATGGCGATTGATGGTTACACGTCGTACAAAACCTTCCTCGGCAAAAAGCAGGAACCGGGGCCGAGCCGCACCGAGGGCGCCAGTAACTGGGTGAACTTCATCCAGGCCGTTCGCAGCCGCAAACGCGAAGACCAGAACGCCGAAATTGAAGAAGGTCACCTGTCATCGGCGCTGATGCATTTGGCGAATATCTCGTACCGGGTCGGGCATTCGCTGGATTTCGATCCGGTCAAAGAAGTCGTCATCAACGATCCGAAAGCCAATTTGATGCTGCGCGACAAATATCGCGCGCCATTCGTTGTGCCGGAAAAGGTCTAA
- a CDS encoding intradiol ring-cleavage dioxygenase, which yields MNNSIYTRRDFLGSAAWTLAAGTAALYVPGVFAQQLQQTPRQTEGPFYPNHLPLDTDNDLLIVNDNITPAVGTITHLTGRVLNAKGEPVRNAVVEIWQCDNNGAYLHTGTGNAENRDKSFQGFGRFVTGSTGEYYFRTIKPVPYPGRTPHIHYIVKQADKRMLTTQLYIKGFPGNERDGIWKGLGQKANLVTTEFKPIKDSRLGEVAANFEIVLGATPEDPKQDQFRGGPPPPPSRRG from the coding sequence ATGAACAACTCAATTTACACGCGTCGAGATTTTTTGGGCAGCGCCGCCTGGACACTTGCGGCTGGAACCGCTGCGTTGTATGTGCCCGGCGTGTTCGCGCAGCAATTGCAGCAAACTCCACGGCAAACCGAAGGGCCGTTTTATCCGAACCATTTGCCGCTTGATACGGACAATGACTTGCTGATTGTGAATGACAACATCACGCCTGCCGTGGGAACCATCACGCATCTGACCGGGCGTGTGCTGAATGCGAAAGGCGAACCGGTTCGCAACGCGGTTGTCGAAATCTGGCAATGTGACAACAACGGCGCTTATCTGCACACCGGCACAGGAAATGCCGAAAACCGGGACAAAAGCTTTCAAGGCTTTGGCCGATTCGTCACAGGTTCGACGGGCGAATACTATTTCCGAACCATCAAACCTGTGCCGTATCCGGGCCGAACGCCTCACATTCATTACATCGTCAAACAAGCCGACAAACGCATGTTGACGACGCAGTTGTACATCAAAGGCTTTCCGGGAAATGAACGCGACGGCATTTGGAAAGGACTCGGTCAAAAAGCCAACCTAGTCACGACCGAGTTCAAACCGATCAAGGATTCCAGGCTTGGCGAAGTCGCGGCGAACTTTGAAATCGTGCTTGGCGCGACGCCCGAAGACCCGAAGCAGGATCAATTTCGTGGCGGCCCGCCACCGCCTCCATCACGGCGTGGCTAA
- a CDS encoding VWA domain-containing protein — translation MPTTMFRRCLIALVAVVAFNCFATFAQRQDDKKKPQPADQLDSIKIDADLVTVPILATDNTDSYVSDLRQEEFSVVEDGVKQKIALFDGVREPFHVVLVVDTGLSLNPEDLRRVKMAAHEFLEQLRGGDRISVISFNDTVKEGCFFSGDHAVLRNTINSMPAGGGTKVYDAMAHALDVLKRANTKRNVIVILTDGVDWHSDSSTFEQSIQDLEESGTLVYAIRYNNRSQIETMLRKQRTPDFDAVFGAGGIGSVSTTTAPADTKDSAQTVDQQSRTIPNRLPAPPSGRGRYPDGRVPNGRDIPDTGGPSRDPDMRRPPNPRDYPDNPRPASNPPTVPTASGRVPTVDVAPTLDNAYNAADQYLKQLADTTGGELHRTDKVTDFPDIFQKISSDLRNQYLLGYYPTNAARDGKFHKIKVQTTRKDVIIRTRSGYRASSTKP, via the coding sequence ATGCCGACAACAATGTTTCGCCGTTGCCTGATCGCGTTGGTCGCTGTGGTCGCGTTCAACTGTTTCGCCACCTTTGCGCAGAGACAGGACGACAAGAAAAAACCTCAACCCGCCGACCAACTGGACAGCATCAAAATTGACGCCGATCTGGTAACGGTTCCGATTCTTGCCACAGACAACACGGACTCGTATGTATCCGACCTTCGTCAGGAGGAGTTTTCTGTCGTCGAAGACGGTGTTAAACAGAAAATCGCCTTGTTTGATGGCGTCAGGGAACCCTTTCACGTCGTACTGGTTGTAGATACCGGTTTGAGCCTCAATCCGGAAGATTTGAGACGAGTCAAAATGGCGGCGCATGAATTTCTGGAACAACTGCGAGGCGGCGACCGAATCAGTGTGATCTCTTTCAATGACACTGTGAAAGAAGGGTGTTTCTTTAGCGGTGACCATGCGGTTTTGCGAAATACCATCAACAGCATGCCAGCGGGTGGCGGAACCAAAGTGTACGATGCTATGGCTCATGCGCTGGATGTGCTGAAGCGCGCAAACACCAAACGCAATGTCATTGTCATATTGACGGATGGGGTTGATTGGCACAGCGATTCATCCACTTTCGAGCAAAGCATTCAGGATTTGGAAGAATCCGGCACGCTTGTTTATGCGATCCGGTACAACAATCGTTCCCAAATTGAAACGATGTTGCGAAAACAAAGAACGCCAGATTTCGATGCGGTTTTCGGAGCCGGCGGAATCGGCAGTGTCTCTACGACGACGGCGCCCGCAGACACAAAAGATTCGGCACAAACGGTTGATCAGCAGAGTCGTACCATACCGAATCGGTTGCCGGCTCCCCCCAGCGGACGCGGTCGGTATCCTGATGGACGTGTTCCCAACGGCAGAGATATTCCAGATACCGGGGGACCCAGTCGCGATCCCGATATGCGACGCCCGCCGAATCCGCGCGATTACCCGGATAACCCTCGCCCCGCCTCGAACCCACCAACTGTTCCGACGGCTTCCGGGCGCGTGCCCACAGTTGACGTAGCTCCGACGTTGGACAACGCTTACAACGCGGCAGATCAATACTTGAAACAACTGGCTGATACGACGGGCGGGGAATTGCATCGAACTGATAAGGTAACGGACTTTCCGGATATTTTTCAGAAAATCTCCAGCGATTTGCGAAACCAATACCTTCTCGGTTATTACCCCACCAACGCCGCGCGCGACGGCAAATTCCACAAGATCAAAGTTCAAACGACGCGGAAAGATGTCATTATCCGAACGCGTTCCGGGTATCGCGCCAGTTCCACAAAACCGTAA